From Carassius auratus strain Wakin chromosome 22, ASM336829v1, whole genome shotgun sequence, a single genomic window includes:
- the LOC113040555 gene encoding renin receptor-like: MEASNSFTFKSVCACTKFADDVANVYSNNAVVEVVTVKTFEAPLTKKSRSILQIGTRRKNRFKTPSSNQGSLYNLAYKYDYDYAVVFNIVLWLMIVLALAVIVISYNLWNMDPGYDSIIYRMTNQKIRLD, from the exons TTCTTTCACATTTAAATCTGTTTGTGCGTGTACAAAGTTTGCAGATGATGTCGCCAATGTCTACTCCAACAATGCGGTTGTAGAAGTGGTGACGGTGAAGACATTTGAAGCCCCTCTGACCAAGAAGTCCCGCTCCATCCTTCAGATC GGTACGAGAAGAAAGAATCGTTTCAAGACCCCTTCT AGTAACCAGGGCAGTCTCTACAACCTGGCCTACAAGTACGACTACGATTACGCCGTGGTCTTTAACATTGTCCTATGGCTGATGATCGTGTTAGCTTTAGCCGTCATCGTGATCTCGTACAACCTCTGGAACATGGATCCTGGGTATGACAGCATCATCTACAGGATGACCAATCAGAAGATCCGACTGGACTGA
- the LOC113040221 gene encoding uncharacterized protein LOC113040221 isoform X3, with amino-acid sequence MRTVHLLLFCLLVCQTTESLTDKLVNLGGNVTLDCQIDVKDIYWVFQKLTDSPLLLLRTCTSNSTSSHVQDQRLKDKYSSLTQSHLFIINITIHELGIYYCAKPATTKLQFSNGTRLYINESAQDQNEPEDKHQEQLCEETLEMHMILNVTSILLNFVLIIAIIGLLMLKLKKPRKRRQQTQNVQPEQIEDLNNAQYSEIELPSCSRRENPI; translated from the exons ATGAGGACGGTGCACCTTTTACTCTTCT GTCTGCTGGTGTGTCAAACTACAGAGAGTTTAACTGATAAACTGGTGAATTTAGGGGGAAATGTGACTTTAGACTGTCAGATTGATGTAAAAGACATTTATTGGGTTTTCCAGAAACTGACAGACTCTCCGCTGCTGTTACTGCGAACATGCACATCAAATTCTACATCATCTCATGTACAAGACCAAAGACTGAAAGACAAATATTCATCACTAACTCAaagccatttatttattataaatataactaTTCATGAATTAGGAATATATTATTGTGCAAAACCTGCTACAACAAAACTACAGTTCAGCAATGGCACCAGACTTTACATCAATG AATCTGCCCAAGATCAAAATGAACCAGAAGACAAACATCAGGAACAGTTATGTGAGGAAACATTGGAGATGCACATGATTCTGAATGTTACATCCATCCTGCTGAATTTTGTGCTGATTATCGCAATAATTG GTCTGTTAATGCTCAAACTTAAGAAGCCTAGAAAAAGACGACAACAAACCCAGAATGTCCAACCAGAACAGATCGAGGACTTAAACAACGCACAG TATTCTGAAATCGAGTTACCCTCATGTTCCCGAAGAGAAAATCCTATTTAG